The DNA segment TAAAAATCATATCCTCATCGAAGGATTCACAACAGCGTGCACAGCAGTATGGCCTGCATATCATAGAGCCAAAGCTTGTCGATCATATCGATCTGGTAATTGACGGCGTTGATCAGATTGATGAGCAGAAGCAGGTTATCAAAGGCGGTGGCGGTGCGCTTGTCCGTGAGAAAATACTGGCGGAGGCGGCAGAGCATATCATATGGATCATGGATGCATCCAAGCGGGTGAGCACGATAGAAGCCTACCCGCTGCCTGTTGAAATTGTTCCATTCTCCTTACCCTTTGTGATACGAAGGCTAAAAGCGAAGGGATATACCGTGAAGCAGCGTCAGCAGGATGGCCAAGCATATTGCAGCGATAACCGCAATTTTATCCTGGATGTGCTGCTTCCTAAAAACCGTTTACTTTGTGAAGCACATGAGGAGCTGCTGCATATCGCCGGCGTTGTGGAAACCGGCTACTTCTGCATGGATGCTACCTGTGTAACTGCTTCAGCCAAGGAGCTCCTGATATGGTGATCTTATAAATACAGAAAAACTGTTTCGTATTCGTAACATAAAAATTACGGAAAGAAACAGTTTTTTCTTACCTTATACAGATAGGTGCAGGATTTCATAAACTATGGCATTCTTTGTTTCCTGAGGGTACTTCTTATAAAAATAAAATTCGCTGATTGTCCATTGCGTAGGATTGTATATCAATATCTTCCCTGTCTGCTCATCTGATTCCATGCTGAACGGTATGCGGTTCATATGCTGTTTTGGTGATAACGTATATTCAATGAGGGATACATAGCAAAAGGAGGTAAATGCACTTGTAAGCTCACAGTGAAGAACGATTCCTGTCTGGATGCTCTGCCAACCGAAGGACTTTAGAATATTATCGTAAAAGCCATCAAAAAGAAACTTGTTCATTCCCTCGCTGCGATTCCAGATATAGAGTGGAGAATACTCTTTTCCACTGTAGGAATTACTGCTTTCTTTCATGAGGTAGGCCTTGCAGATTAAATCCGGAAAGCCGTCGGTTTTGTGTCCGTTATCTGCTACGCGCTTTCTGATCAGCTGCATATCATATGAGTTGGGAAGCATAATTCTATATTGCATTGCTATCATACTATTCCTTCTTTCTAAACAGTCTTTGCTGTTTCTTTCATTATACTTTTGTAGCATTCATGTGTATAATAGTTGTTAATGATGAAGCGTATCATTTAAAATGATGGAGGCGGAATATGGAAAGTCTGGAGCTGCGTATATTTGTAAAGGCAGCGCAAACAAAATCAATTACAAAGGCTGCAGAGCAGCTTGGTTATGTACAATCCAATGTTACGGCACATATTAAAAAGCTGGAACTGGAATTAGGGACACCCTTATTTATACGTAGTAACAAAGGTATTACGCTGACAAGGGATGGGGAGCAGCTGCTGTATCGTGCTGAACAGATTATTATACAGCTTGATGAACTGGAGCATGAATTTAATAAAAGGACAGCATCACTGGTTATTGGAACAACGCAGACGATTGCAGGATTTCTCTTGCCGATGTGTATTGCTGAATACCGTAAACAATATCCCGAGGTATCCATTTCTGTACGTATACAGGATCAGGATCATTTGGAAGAGCTGTTACAACAGGGACAACTGGATTGTCTGCTTACGAATAGTGAATCTGCTATATTTGGGAAGCTGCTGTTTCAGCAGGAGGAAAAGCTGATGCTGATAGCACCATTATCCTGCTCGTGTATAGAGGATATATGGGGATATCCGCTGCTAGTAAACACGCTGCCATCCTGTCCATATCGCAAAGCATTGCTTCGCTGGAAGTCGGCATTACATAAAAATGATACAGAAATTATAGAATATGATAGTCTGAATGGATTGCTCAATATGGCGGCATTGGGCGGATTTACATTGCTGCCCCAGCATGTGCTCTCAGAAAGTTTGCCGCTTCAAAAATTTTATGTGAGGGAGCTACAGGGTACAAGGATCAAGCTGTGGATACCGGAACATGGAGCTGCGAATATGTGGAATCCTTTTGTGATGCTATTGGAAAAGCAGCTGAAGCGTCATACGTCTGCATGCTTATAAAACACAAGCAGGCTGCGCATGCGGGGACGGTAGACGTGAAATTTACTATATGCTATTCTTTTTTTTGGTTTTGATACAAGAAAGATAGGATTATGATAGTAGTATGATGCAGCCCTTACTTCCTTTTGAAAATTACTGTTCATGCTGTTCAGATACAAAGACCTGTATCATT comes from the Erysipelotrichaceae bacterium 66202529 genome and includes:
- the rpiA gene encoding ribose-5-phosphate isomerase RpiA; this translates as MSDAEEQKQRSAKKAASYVKDGMVLGLGTGSTVRWLIEELGARKDLTHLKIISSSKDSQQRAQQYGLHIIEPKLVDHIDLVIDGVDQIDEQKQVIKGGGGALVREKILAEAAEHIIWIMDASKRVSTIEAYPLPVEIVPFSLPFVIRRLKAKGYTVKQRQQDGQAYCSDNRNFILDVLLPKNRLLCEAHEELLHIAGVVETGYFCMDATCVTASAKELLIW
- a CDS encoding DUF4865 family protein, which gives rise to MIAMQYRIMLPNSYDMQLIRKRVADNGHKTDGFPDLICKAYLMKESSNSYSGKEYSPLYIWNRSEGMNKFLFDGFYDNILKSFGWQSIQTGIVLHCELTSAFTSFCYVSLIEYTLSPKQHMNRIPFSMESDEQTGKILIYNPTQWTISEFYFYKKYPQETKNAIVYEILHLSV
- a CDS encoding LysR family transcriptional regulator, which translates into the protein MESLELRIFVKAAQTKSITKAAEQLGYVQSNVTAHIKKLELELGTPLFIRSNKGITLTRDGEQLLYRAEQIIIQLDELEHEFNKRTASLVIGTTQTIAGFLLPMCIAEYRKQYPEVSISVRIQDQDHLEELLQQGQLDCLLTNSESAIFGKLLFQQEEKLMLIAPLSCSCIEDIWGYPLLVNTLPSCPYRKALLRWKSALHKNDTEIIEYDSLNGLLNMAALGGFTLLPQHVLSESLPLQKFYVRELQGTRIKLWIPEHGAANMWNPFVMLLEKQLKRHTSACL